One Pichia kudriavzevii chromosome 3, complete sequence genomic window carries:
- a CDS encoding uncharacterized protein (PKUD0C02810; similar to Saccharomyces cerevisiae YLR043C (TRX1) and YGR209C (TRX2); ancestral locus Anc_5.124), protein MLGFLLLVFAVVVVNKYFSYQNTQLNSQGSKTYSNLSPSPKMVQVIKSESEFSTAIKADKLVVVDFFAVWCGPCKMIAPMLEKFSQQYSNVAFYKVDVDELPSVAQSQEVTSMPTLLFFKSGELVGKVIGANPAAIKQTIDKLA, encoded by the coding sequence ATGTTGGGATTCCTTTTACTCGTTTTCGCCGTTGTGGTTGTTAATAAGTACTTCTCTTATCAGAATACCCAGTTGAACTCTCAAGGCTCAAAAACATATTCAAACTTATCCCCGTCTCCAAAAATGGTCCAAGTCATCAAATCAGAATCAGAATTCTCCACCGCAATCAAGGCAGACAAGTTGGTTGTCGTTGACTTCTTTGCCGTCTGGTGTGGTCCTTGTAAAATGATTGCCCCAATGCTGGAGAAGTTCTCCCAACAGTATTCAAACGTTGCCTTCTACAAGGTTGATGTCGACGAATTGCCCTCTGTGGCCCAATCCCAAGAAGTCACCTCAATGCCTactcttctcttctttaaGTCGGGCGAGTTGGTAGGCAAAGTCATTGGCGCTAATCCTGCTGCTATAAAGCAAACCATTGACAAGTTGGCTTGA
- a CDS encoding uncharacterized protein (PKUD0C02800; similar to Saccharomyces cerevisiae YER006W (NUG1); ancestral locus Anc_7.150), with amino-acid sequence MRVKKPTSKRMTTRLREGIKKKASAQRRKDKKAAKKDVTWKSRHPKDPGIPASFPYKEQIIAEIEMRKQEREEQKRLMREQRKAVQAGSLEDAQDAMEIEGELGDDMAALMESAQAAAREYEGEDEQDDDGDAMVEDDYEVIERDLPLDDEEVDDERANKSEIEKSRKQFDKVFKNVVDDADVILYVLDARDPENTRSKKIEESILQSQGKRLILLLNKVDLVPDEIVKKWLDFLGSSFPTIPIKGSSGSNNGKTFNKKLTQNATANQLLLALKAYASKSNLHRTITVGVIGYPNVGKSSIINALTNQHSGKGSNKSKQPCPVGNQAGVTRTLREIKIDNKLKIIDSPGIVFPENVKKSGSLTTRQKKEYEAKLAILSAIPEKQIEDPINAVSYLLKRLSTDNSMAESFKEFYKLPALASIDLNDFTKKVLIHISRSQGRLGRGGVPNLHAASLVVLKDWRDGKFQGWTLPKSSSAKSGDSTEVETKIPNGASGAKPPAKVEQTTIVKEWAQEFDLDSLFADVFGKN; translated from the coding sequence ATCCTGGCATTCCAGCGTCATTTCCTTACAAGGAGCAGATTATTGCGGAGATTGAGATGAGGAAGCAAGAAAGGGAGGAACAAAAGAGGTTAATGAgagaacaaagaaaagCTGTACAAGCAGGCAGTTTAGAGGATGCGCAAGATGCAATGGAGATTGAAGGTGAATTGGGCGACGACATGGCAGCTTTGATGGAGAGTGCGCAGGCTGCAGCGAGAGAGTATGAAGGTGAAGACGAGcaagatgatgatggagATGCAATGGTTGAAGATGATTACGAGGTTATTGAGCGTGATCTTCCACTAGACGATGAGGAAGTAGATGATGAGAGAGCCAACAAgagtgaaattgaaaagtcTAGAAAACAATTTGATAAGGTGTTCAAGAATGTCGTTGATGATGCAGATGTTATACTATATGTATTGGATGCTCGTGATCCGGAGAATACGAggtcaaagaaaattgaggaGTCAATTCTACAAAGTCAAGGTAAgagattgattttgttgttgaacaaGGTCGATTTGGTTCCTGATGAGATTGTCAAGAAATGGTTGGATTTCCTTGGAAGTTCTTTCCCAACGATTCCAATCAAGGGATCAAGTGGATCCAATAACGGTAAAACGTTCAACAAGAAACTAACGCAAAATGCGACGGCCAACCAATTGTTATTGGCCTTGAAGGCGTATGCAAGTAAATCTAATTTACATCGTACCATTACAGTTGGTGTGATTGGATATCCTAATGTTGGTAAATCGTCGATAATCAATGCATTGACCAACCAACATTCCGGTAAGGGCAGTAACAAGTCCAAGCAGCCATGTCCTGTTGGAAACCAAGCGGGTGTAACACGTACATTGAGGGAGATCAAGATTGacaacaagttgaagatcATTGACTCTCCTGGTATTGTATTCCCTGAGAATGTCAAAAAGAGCGGCAGTTTAACTACAAGACAAAAGAAGGAGTACGAGGCAAAATTGGCAATTCTGAGTGCCATTCCGGAGAAGCAGATTGAAGATCCAATTAACGCCGTTTCTTATTTGTTAAAGAGGTTATCGACGGACAACTCCATGGCAGAATCGTTCAAGGAGTTCTATAAATTACCTGCATTGGCATctattgatttgaatgatttcACCAAGAAGGTTCTCATCCATATATCAAGAAGTCAAGGGAGACTAGGCCGTGGTGGTGTGCCTAACCTGCATGCCGCATCGTTGGTTGTATTGAAGGATTGGAGGGACGGCAAGTTTCAAGGCTGGACGTTACCAAAGTCAAGCAGTGCAAAAAGCGGTGATTCTACTGAGGTTGAGACTAAGATTCCCAACGGAGCCAGTGGAGCAAAGCCACCAGCCAAGGTTGAACAGACCACCATTGTCAAGGAGTGGGCACAAGAGTTTGACCTGGATAGTCTATTTGCAGATGTGTTTGGTAAAAATTag
- a CDS encoding uncharacterized protein (PKUD0C02820; similar to Saccharomyces cerevisiae YLL010C (PSR1) and YLR019W (PSR2); ancestral locus Anc_5.202) — protein MSFLSSFLCCFEPDSSSRHQNNHRREGQHIQYRTISNHSNQRLSKTQSNLQRALTPSPTNKSHPPSGIPSSLKNSSLVDPYKNTKSSPYNMDSHQQKTMYSNINPLSSGKTLAKNSTNNNNIGNAINNTKIVNGNAKMIDANNTAKMSTPPEYKELVEEIADSKESTESSKNDDDDIVRIHDNQTASTDEMEKPPYNSHNDSGNNTTNNNNNTNTNTNTGNYTDHNPTSEMANNIHNPISTYDPNNPLNSQINNQSFYDDQFGLDLTEILPDQTVSSTGWLLGPQPEKLKGKKCLILDLDETLVHSSFKYVRQCDFVIPVDIENQIHNVYVIKRPGVDKFLERVGQLFEVVVFTASVARYGDPLLDILDPHKTIHHRLFRDSCYNYQGNYIKNLSQMGRPLEDLIIIDNSPASYVFHPHHAVPISSWFSDSHDCELTDLLPFLEDLASSNVDDIRLVLDITL, from the coding sequence ATGTCCTTTCTATCTTCTTTCCTCTGCTGCTTCGAACCAGATTCATCGTCTCGTCATCAAAATAACCATAGAAGAGAAGGCCAACATATCCAGTACAGAACAATCTCTAACCACTCAAACCAACGCCTCTCCAAAACCCAGTCAAATCTACAAAGAGCTCTCACCCCTTCTCCAACTAATAAATCCCACCCTCCTTCCGGCATTCCCTCCTCTCTGAAAAACTCTTCCTTGGTCGATCCGTACAAGAATACCAAATCGTCTCCTTATAACATGGACTCCCATCAACAGAAAACCATGTATTCTAACATAAACCCCTTATCAAGCGGTAAAACTTTAGCAAAAAACAGcacaaacaacaacaatataGGCAACGCCATCAATAATACAAAGATTGTCAATGGCAACGCCAAAATGATTGATGCTAACAATACTGCTAAGATGTCAACGCCGCCAGAATACAAAGAACTAGTTGAAGAGATTGCGGACTCGAAAGAATCAACAGAATCTTCgaaaaatgatgatgatgacattgTTAGGATCCATGATAACCAAACCGCCAGTACTGATGAAATGGAGAAACCTCCTTATAATAGCCATAATGATAGTGGCAATAATACTaccaataacaacaataatacCAATACTAATACCAATACCGGTAATTATACTGATCATAACCCCACTTCTGAAATGGCCAATAACATCCATAACCCAATATCCACTTATGATCCAAACAATCCTCTAAACAGCCAAATCAACAATCAAAGTTTCTATGATGATCAGTTTGGTTTGGATTTAACGGAAATCTTACCGGATCAGACTGTATCGAGTACAGGTTGGTTATTAGGTCCTCAACCTGAAAAActaaaagggaaaaaatgCTTGATTCTTGATTTGGACGAAACGTTGGTTCATTCCTCCTTTAAATACGTTAGGCAATGCGATTTTGTTATACCGGTGGATATcgaaaatcaaattcataATGTGTATGTTATCAAAAGACCTGGTGTTGACAAGTTTTTAGAAAGAGTTGGTCAATTGTTCgaagttgttgtttttaCAGCTTCTGTTGCAAGATATGGAGACCCTCTATTAGACATACTAGATCCACATAAAACTATTCATCATCGGTTGTTTAGAGATAGCTGTTACAATTATCAAGGAAACTATATTAAAAACTTATCTCAAATGGGTAGACCTTTAGAAGACCTGATTATAATCGACAATTCTCCAGCCTCTTATGTCTTTCACCCTCATCATGCGGTGCCTATATCCAGTTGGTTCAGTGATTCTCATGACTGCGAATTGACCGACCTATTACCGTTTCTTGAGGATTTGGCGTCCTCGAATGTCGATGATATACGGTTGGTACTAGATATAACCCTCTGA